In Longimicrobiaceae bacterium, one DNA window encodes the following:
- a CDS encoding zf-TFIIB domain-containing protein → MNCPVCASHPELVEEMIEPMLTARRCPDCGGEWIRAADYWRWRAEHGAAAAPTEEGEETPGTVEVHDAPGMKVCPDCRHFMATYRVGHGVPFRIDHCRNCDGVWLDRDEWAALRARGLNDDLHLIFFDDWQRDVRDEERRALAEAQFERQVGAENLARIREVKAWLDANPHRSELYAYLQYDRR, encoded by the coding sequence ATGAACTGTCCCGTGTGCGCGTCGCATCCCGAGCTGGTGGAGGAGATGATCGAGCCCATGCTGACCGCGCGCCGCTGCCCGGACTGTGGCGGCGAGTGGATCCGCGCGGCGGACTATTGGCGATGGCGCGCCGAGCACGGAGCCGCCGCCGCGCCCACGGAGGAGGGCGAGGAGACGCCTGGCACCGTGGAGGTGCACGACGCGCCGGGCATGAAGGTGTGCCCGGACTGCCGCCACTTCATGGCCACGTACCGCGTGGGGCACGGCGTGCCGTTCCGGATCGACCACTGCCGCAACTGCGACGGCGTCTGGCTGGACCGCGACGAGTGGGCGGCCCTGCGCGCCCGCGGCCTCAACGACGACCTGCACCTCATCTTCTTCGACGACTGGCAGCGCGACGTGCGCGACGAGGAGCGCCGCGCCCTCGCAGAAGCCCAGTTCGAACGGCAGGTCGGCGCCGAGAACCTCGCCCGCATCCGCGAGGTGAAGGCGTGGCTCGACGCCAACCCTCACCGCAGCGAGCTCTACGCCTACCTCCAGTACGACCGCCGCTGA
- a CDS encoding DUF445 domain-containing protein, with protein MQTSPVALQPLADEDLKRQQLDTMKFRAAALLGVAAVIYVVARVLEHRYPWLGYVRATAEAAMVGGLADWFAVTALFRYPAGIKIPHTAIIPNRKERIGRSLGNFVQNNFLSRPVITQKLRSVDVGRKAADWLADPAHAPTVAKHATAAVTGVVQVLRDEEVQELIEQSIVSRVRSTQVAPLMGNVLGLVTSGNRHQELFDSALKLVARLLDENGDALREKIGQETPWWIPTPVDDKIYEKIVRGVEHTLVEVREDPAHPLRERFNEAVEEFVTKLKSSPAMIAKGEHVKEELLRHPAVRAYSSSLWADMKAWLMRHSSDPDSEFRRRIEHGVTSFGVSLQTDEELIAKIDGWVESAVLYVVEEYRHEIADLIATTVAAWDPEDTTRKIELQIGKDLQFIRINGTLVGGLAGLLIYIVSRWIP; from the coding sequence ATGCAGACCAGCCCGGTGGCGCTTCAGCCGCTCGCGGACGAGGACCTGAAGCGGCAGCAGCTAGATACCATGAAGTTCCGCGCGGCGGCCCTGCTGGGCGTCGCGGCGGTGATCTACGTCGTGGCGCGTGTGCTGGAGCACCGCTACCCGTGGCTGGGCTACGTGCGCGCCACCGCCGAGGCGGCCATGGTGGGCGGCCTGGCGGACTGGTTCGCCGTCACGGCGCTCTTCCGCTACCCAGCGGGCATCAAGATCCCCCACACCGCCATCATCCCCAACCGCAAGGAGCGGATCGGGCGCAGCCTGGGGAACTTCGTGCAGAACAACTTCCTGTCGCGCCCCGTCATCACCCAGAAGCTGCGCTCGGTGGACGTGGGGCGGAAGGCTGCGGACTGGCTGGCGGATCCGGCGCACGCGCCCACGGTGGCCAAGCACGCCACCGCCGCCGTCACCGGCGTGGTGCAGGTGCTGCGCGACGAGGAGGTGCAGGAGCTGATCGAGCAGAGCATCGTCTCGCGCGTCCGCAGCACGCAGGTGGCGCCGCTCATGGGCAACGTGCTGGGGCTGGTCACGTCCGGGAACCGCCACCAGGAGCTGTTCGACAGCGCGCTCAAGCTGGTCGCGCGGCTGCTCGACGAGAACGGCGACGCGCTGCGGGAGAAGATCGGCCAGGAGACGCCGTGGTGGATCCCCACGCCGGTGGACGACAAGATCTACGAGAAGATCGTGCGGGGCGTGGAGCACACGCTGGTGGAGGTGCGCGAGGACCCGGCGCACCCGCTGCGCGAGCGCTTCAACGAGGCGGTGGAGGAGTTCGTCACCAAGCTGAAGAGCTCGCCCGCCATGATCGCCAAGGGCGAGCACGTGAAGGAGGAGCTGCTGCGGCACCCGGCCGTGCGCGCCTACTCGTCGTCGTTGTGGGCGGACATGAAGGCGTGGCTCATGCGGCACAGCAGCGACCCGGACAGCGAGTTCCGCCGCCGCATAGAGCACGGCGTGACGAGCTTCGGCGTGTCGCTCCAGACCGACGAGGAGCTGATCGCCAAGATTGACGGCTGGGTCGAGTCCGCCGTGCTGTACGTGGTGGAGGAGTACCGCCACGAGATCGCGGACCTGATCGCCACCACGGTCGCCGCCTGGGACCCGGAAGACACCACGCGCAAGATCGAGCTCCAGATCGGCAAGGACCTGCAGTTCATCCGCATCAACGGCACGCTGGTGGGCGGGCTGGCCGGGCTGCTGATCTACATCGTGTCGCGGTGGATTCCGTAG